A portion of the Babylonia areolata isolate BAREFJ2019XMU chromosome 16, ASM4173473v1, whole genome shotgun sequence genome contains these proteins:
- the LOC143291269 gene encoding intermembrane lipid transfer protein VPS13B-like isoform X1, translating to MSRAMFKLESYVTPWLLGYLDQYVKLRPEDLQLSLWGGDAVLYNLDLRLDMVQKMMHLPIVFKSGHIHELRLHVPWTKLGSEPMVITINTVECIVKVKDFSDVSSSASSSSASRATSASSRRRKLKRQMTEDNLPPGYLQSILNRVVNNVTFIVNNMILKFVEDDIVLSVNVKSAECYSCDGSWNRAFVDITPEDLALRRMVHFSDLTVCLDKTNADGHIENYQEPMLYRCFLSCRLHMTYDSVHAKLPIQTKLNVMCDKLDGLISDTQLPMFLRLVELCLALYYGYLDVAPSQHHEGESTKTSPAQDPSAPLADEGEREEEEDEQGEGDQGWAAWMWSMVPQILPEEDEDDEGYHRNKLVDKPAVLSLGFYIQQASLTFKVTEVQREKGRGSRGHKSTFHPFLVLEAGGIGVEILMQGLTFFSVQCGIRHFSLASAWTLHLWPCRRHLSAGGSDHTLRPSGQQRGGWGGAGVRLGFAVRSWLRSEPGAGGELCG from the exons ATGAGCAGAG CCATGTTTAAGCTGGAGTCTTACGTGACCCCCTGGCTGCTGGGCTACCTGGACCAGTATGTCAAGCTGCGGCCCGAGGATCTGCAGCTGAGCCTGTGGGGGGGCGATGCCGTGCTGTACAACCTTGACCTTCGTCTGGACATGGTGCAGAAGATGATGCACCTGCCCATCGTCTTCAAGAGCGGACACATCCATGAGCTGCGACTCCACGTCCCTTGGACCAAGCTTGGATCAGAGCCCatggtcatcaccatcaacactgtGGAGTGTATCGTCAAAGTCAAAGACTTTTCCGATGTCTCCAGCTCTGCGTCCAGCAGCTCTGCAAGCAGAGCGACTTCGGCCAGCAGTCGGCGGCGGAAACTGAAACGGCAGATGACAGAAGATAATCTCCCTCCAGGGTATCTGCAGAGCATTCTGAACAGAGTGGTCAACAACGTGACCTTTATCGTCAACAACATGATTCTGAAGTTTGTGGAGGATGACATTGTTCTGTCTGTCAACGTCAAATCCGCCGAGTGCTATAGCTGTGACGGAAGCTGGAACAGGGCTTTTGTGGACATCACCCCAGAAGATCTGGCCTTGCGCAGAATGGTGCACTTCTCTGACCTCACTGTGTGCCTGGACAAAACCAACGCTGATGGACACATTGAGAATTACCAAGAGCCCATGTTGTACAGGTGTTTCTTGTCGTGCCGACTGCACATGACGTACGACAGTGTCCACGCCAAGCTGCCCATTCAGACCAAACTGAACGtgatgtgtgacaaactggatgGACTGATCTCAGACACTCAGCTGCCCATGTTCCTGCGACTGGTGGAGTTGTGTCTGGCACTGTATTATGGATACCTGGATGTGGCGCCATCCCAACACCATGAAGGGGAGAGCACTAAGACCAGTCCTGCACAAGATCCCAGTGCTCCCTTGGCAG acgaaggggagagggaggaggaggaggacgaacaaGGGGAAGGGGACCAGGGGTGGGCGGCGTGGATGTGGTCCATGGTGCCCCAGATCCTGCcagaggaggacgaggatgacGAAGGTTACCATAGAAACAAGCTGGTGGACAAGCCTGCCGTCCTGTCGCTTGGGTTTTACATCCAGCAGGCGTCGCTCACATTCAAG GTGACGGAGGTGCAGAGGGAGAAGGGGCGGGGCAGCCGGGGCCACAAGTCCACCTTCCACCCCTTCCTGGTGCTGGAGGCGGGGGGCATCGGCGTGGAGATCCTCATGCAGGGCCTCACCTTCTTCTCCGTGCAGTGCGGCATCAGACACTTCAGTCTGGCCTCCGCCTGGACCCTGCATCTGTGGCCATGCCGCCGACACCTCTCCGCAG GAGGCTCAGATCATACGCTGCGGCCGAGCGGACAGCAGcgcgggggatggggaggagctgGCGTACGACTGGGGTTCGCTGTTCGATCCTGGCTGCGCTCAGAACCAGGGGCAGGTGGGGAGCTATGTGGCTGA
- the LOC143291269 gene encoding intermembrane lipid transfer protein VPS13B-like isoform X2 gives MFKLESYVTPWLLGYLDQYVKLRPEDLQLSLWGGDAVLYNLDLRLDMVQKMMHLPIVFKSGHIHELRLHVPWTKLGSEPMVITINTVECIVKVKDFSDVSSSASSSSASRATSASSRRRKLKRQMTEDNLPPGYLQSILNRVVNNVTFIVNNMILKFVEDDIVLSVNVKSAECYSCDGSWNRAFVDITPEDLALRRMVHFSDLTVCLDKTNADGHIENYQEPMLYRCFLSCRLHMTYDSVHAKLPIQTKLNVMCDKLDGLISDTQLPMFLRLVELCLALYYGYLDVAPSQHHEGESTKTSPAQDPSAPLADEGEREEEEDEQGEGDQGWAAWMWSMVPQILPEEDEDDEGYHRNKLVDKPAVLSLGFYIQQASLTFKVTEVQREKGRGSRGHKSTFHPFLVLEAGGIGVEILMQGLTFFSVQCGIRHFSLASAWTLHLWPCRRHLSAGGSDHTLRPSGQQRGGWGGAGVRLGFAVRSWLRSEPGAGGELCG, from the exons ATGTTTAAGCTGGAGTCTTACGTGACCCCCTGGCTGCTGGGCTACCTGGACCAGTATGTCAAGCTGCGGCCCGAGGATCTGCAGCTGAGCCTGTGGGGGGGCGATGCCGTGCTGTACAACCTTGACCTTCGTCTGGACATGGTGCAGAAGATGATGCACCTGCCCATCGTCTTCAAGAGCGGACACATCCATGAGCTGCGACTCCACGTCCCTTGGACCAAGCTTGGATCAGAGCCCatggtcatcaccatcaacactgtGGAGTGTATCGTCAAAGTCAAAGACTTTTCCGATGTCTCCAGCTCTGCGTCCAGCAGCTCTGCAAGCAGAGCGACTTCGGCCAGCAGTCGGCGGCGGAAACTGAAACGGCAGATGACAGAAGATAATCTCCCTCCAGGGTATCTGCAGAGCATTCTGAACAGAGTGGTCAACAACGTGACCTTTATCGTCAACAACATGATTCTGAAGTTTGTGGAGGATGACATTGTTCTGTCTGTCAACGTCAAATCCGCCGAGTGCTATAGCTGTGACGGAAGCTGGAACAGGGCTTTTGTGGACATCACCCCAGAAGATCTGGCCTTGCGCAGAATGGTGCACTTCTCTGACCTCACTGTGTGCCTGGACAAAACCAACGCTGATGGACACATTGAGAATTACCAAGAGCCCATGTTGTACAGGTGTTTCTTGTCGTGCCGACTGCACATGACGTACGACAGTGTCCACGCCAAGCTGCCCATTCAGACCAAACTGAACGtgatgtgtgacaaactggatgGACTGATCTCAGACACTCAGCTGCCCATGTTCCTGCGACTGGTGGAGTTGTGTCTGGCACTGTATTATGGATACCTGGATGTGGCGCCATCCCAACACCATGAAGGGGAGAGCACTAAGACCAGTCCTGCACAAGATCCCAGTGCTCCCTTGGCAG acgaaggggagagggaggaggaggaggacgaacaaGGGGAAGGGGACCAGGGGTGGGCGGCGTGGATGTGGTCCATGGTGCCCCAGATCCTGCcagaggaggacgaggatgacGAAGGTTACCATAGAAACAAGCTGGTGGACAAGCCTGCCGTCCTGTCGCTTGGGTTTTACATCCAGCAGGCGTCGCTCACATTCAAG GTGACGGAGGTGCAGAGGGAGAAGGGGCGGGGCAGCCGGGGCCACAAGTCCACCTTCCACCCCTTCCTGGTGCTGGAGGCGGGGGGCATCGGCGTGGAGATCCTCATGCAGGGCCTCACCTTCTTCTCCGTGCAGTGCGGCATCAGACACTTCAGTCTGGCCTCCGCCTGGACCCTGCATCTGTGGCCATGCCGCCGACACCTCTCCGCAG GAGGCTCAGATCATACGCTGCGGCCGAGCGGACAGCAGcgcgggggatggggaggagctgGCGTACGACTGGGGTTCGCTGTTCGATCCTGGCTGCGCTCAGAACCAGGGGCAGGTGGGGAGCTATGTGGCTGA